A portion of the Cervus elaphus chromosome X, mCerEla1.1, whole genome shotgun sequence genome contains these proteins:
- the DYNLT3 gene encoding dynein light chain Tctex-type 3, protein MEEYHRPCDEVGFNADEAHNIVKECIDGVLGGEDYNQNNINQWTASIVEQSLAHLVKLGKAYKYIVTCAVVQRSPYGFHTASSCFWDTTSDGTCTVRWENRTMNCIVNVFAIAIVL, encoded by the exons ATGGAGGAGTACCATCGCCCCTGCGACGAG GTTGGCTTCAATGCTGATGAAGCCCACAATATCGTTAAAGAG TGTATAGATGGGGTCTTGGGAGGTGAAGACTATAATCAGAACAATATCAACCAATGGACTGCAAGCATAGTGGAACAATCCTTAGCACATCTGGTTAAGTTGGGAAAAGCTTATAAGTATATTG TGACCTGCGCAGTGGTCCAGAGGAGTCCATATGGCTTTCACACAGCCAGCTCATGTTTTTGGGACACCACATCTGATG GAACCTGCACTGTAAGATGGGAGAACCGAACCATGAACTGTATCGTCAACGTTTTTGCCATTGCTATTGTCCTGTAG